Proteins co-encoded in one Chloroflexi bacterium ADurb.Bin180 genomic window:
- a CDS encoding putative ABC transporter ATP-binding protein: MAVHGSWARVPRTVDEKPKVTWPLLRRVLAYATPYRWHMVALLALILSATGIQLLTPLVLRDLIDRTIPSGDLRRLALLSGALLALPVLSGLINVAQRRINAYVGEGVIYDLRVGLFDHLQRMSLRFFTNTRLGELMSRVNNDVVGAHTAIASTIVTMITNLVQATALLAVMLSLQWRLTLASLLVMPVFLLAARSLSRRLRDMAYQLMDANAQMNALLNETLSIGGALLVKLFGRTDVELERMRSRAGKVRDVGTNRAVLGTAFFVAMGLIGAAGTALIYGLGGYFVIRGSFSIGTIVAFGSYMGSLYGALQALANAPAEFTTSVVSFERVFEVLDLPLETDERPDALAIPEVEGELTFENVFFKYETSQRGLLSQVYRAGLMADVTAALSGDTPKPPARGQSNSSPATEAEAAGPALASSRSQAREWALEDVSFTVRPGQLAALVGPSGSGKTTLTYLIPRLYDPTRGRVLLDGHDLRDLRLSSLSAAVGMVTQETYLFHDTIRTNLLYARLDATQADLEFATEAANIRSFIEDLPQGYDTIVGERGYRLSGGEKQRLALARVILKNPRVLLLDEATSSLDSESEALIQEALNRVLSGRTSIVIAHRLSTILAADLILVLDRGAIVERGTHAELLELGGLYAHLYETQFRSSATS; the protein is encoded by the coding sequence GTGGCAGTACACGGTAGCTGGGCCAGAGTTCCACGCACTGTAGACGAAAAACCCAAGGTCACCTGGCCGCTCCTGCGGCGTGTTCTGGCCTATGCGACGCCCTACCGCTGGCATATGGTGGCCTTGCTTGCGCTCATCCTCAGCGCCACCGGCATCCAGCTCCTCACTCCTCTCGTTCTGCGAGACCTCATCGACCGCACCATCCCCTCGGGCGACCTGCGCCGCCTGGCGTTGCTCTCTGGAGCGCTCCTGGCTCTGCCGGTGTTGAGTGGCCTGATCAACGTGGCCCAGCGCCGCATCAACGCGTACGTGGGGGAAGGGGTCATCTACGACCTGCGCGTCGGCCTCTTTGACCACCTGCAGCGGATGTCGCTGCGCTTTTTCACCAACACCCGCCTCGGGGAGCTGATGAGCCGGGTCAACAACGACGTCGTCGGTGCCCACACGGCCATCGCCAGCACCATCGTGACCATGATCACGAACCTCGTTCAGGCCACCGCGCTGCTCGCGGTTATGCTTTCTCTGCAGTGGCGACTCACCCTCGCCAGCCTTCTGGTCATGCCAGTGTTCCTCCTTGCTGCTCGCAGCCTTAGCCGCCGCCTGCGAGACATGGCCTACCAACTGATGGATGCCAACGCGCAGATGAACGCTCTGTTGAACGAGACCCTCAGTATCGGTGGAGCGTTGCTGGTCAAGCTGTTCGGCCGCACTGATGTCGAGCTCGAGCGCATGCGCAGCCGCGCCGGCAAGGTACGCGACGTGGGCACCAATCGCGCCGTCCTGGGCACCGCCTTTTTCGTGGCCATGGGCCTGATAGGCGCCGCGGGAACGGCACTCATCTACGGTCTTGGTGGCTACTTTGTAATACGGGGATCGTTCTCTATCGGCACAATCGTGGCCTTCGGCTCCTACATGGGCTCGCTCTATGGCGCTCTGCAGGCCCTGGCCAACGCCCCGGCCGAGTTCACCACGTCCGTGGTCAGCTTTGAGCGCGTATTTGAGGTGCTGGATCTGCCGCTCGAGACTGACGAACGCCCCGATGCCCTGGCCATCCCTGAGGTCGAAGGCGAACTGACGTTCGAGAACGTGTTCTTCAAGTACGAGACCAGTCAGCGCGGCCTGCTCTCCCAGGTGTACCGCGCCGGACTCATGGCTGACGTCACGGCTGCCCTGTCTGGCGACACACCCAAACCGCCTGCCCGCGGCCAATCCAATTCGTCTCCCGCCACTGAAGCCGAAGCCGCCGGGCCAGCCCTCGCCTCGTCGCGTTCCCAGGCGCGCGAATGGGCCCTCGAGGACGTTTCCTTCACCGTCAGGCCAGGCCAGCTCGCCGCACTGGTCGGCCCCAGCGGTTCAGGCAAGACCACCCTCACCTACCTCATCCCGCGGCTGTACGATCCCACCAGGGGACGGGTATTGCTCGATGGCCACGACTTGCGCGACCTGCGGCTCTCTTCGCTCTCGGCCGCCGTGGGCATGGTTACTCAGGAAACCTACCTGTTCCACGACACCATTCGCACCAACCTGCTCTATGCTCGCCTGGATGCTACCCAGGCCGACCTCGAGTTTGCCACCGAAGCCGCCAACATCCGCAGCTTTATCGAGGACCTGCCGCAGGGCTATGACACGATCGTGGGAGAACGAGGTTACCGTTTGAGCGGTGGAGAGAAGCAGCGCCTGGCTCTGGCCCGGGTGATTCTCAAGAACCCCCGCGTGTTGCTCCTCGACGAGGCCACTTCATCGCTCGACAGCGAGTCCGAGGCGCTGATTCAGGAAGCGCTCAACCGCGTCCTATCCGGACGAACCAGCATCGTCATCGCCCACCGCCTGAGCACGATCCTGGCGGCTGATCTGATCCTGGTGCTCGACCGCGGCGCCATTGTCGAAAGAGGCACACACGCCGAGCTGCTCGAGCTCGGCGGGCTCTACGCCCACCTGTACGAGACGCAGTTCCGCAGCTCTGCTACCTCTTGA
- a CDS encoding ABC-2 type transporter gives MKSLLKLTVTNLILYLREPITAFFIIGFPVMLVLIFGAIFGNQPSHLLGGRGSMDISMPGYTALILGTVGLLTVTINTSSYREAGILRRFRATPLSPLVYLTADVLSNQLMTLIGMLCMVIVARLLFHTHFEGNALSVLLGVILGGLSMSSLGYVIASLAPTARMAQVVGMVLFYPMMFISGAAYPSELLPASLKRVADWLPLTYVTRLLRGLWFGGTWSEYRTEALVLVAILAVATLVATRIFRWE, from the coding sequence ATGAAAAGCCTGCTGAAACTCACCGTGACCAACTTGATACTGTACCTGCGTGAGCCGATCACTGCTTTTTTCATCATCGGCTTTCCAGTCATGCTCGTGCTCATCTTTGGCGCGATCTTTGGCAACCAGCCAAGCCATCTACTCGGCGGCCGCGGCTCGATGGACATCTCTATGCCCGGCTATACGGCGCTGATCCTCGGCACCGTCGGTCTGCTGACGGTCACCATCAATACCAGCTCTTACCGCGAAGCTGGCATCCTGAGGCGCTTTCGGGCGACGCCTTTGTCGCCTCTGGTCTACCTCACCGCCGACGTGCTTTCCAACCAGCTTATGACCCTGATCGGAATGCTGTGCATGGTGATCGTCGCGCGGCTCCTTTTCCACACTCACTTTGAGGGCAACGCCCTCTCTGTCCTCCTCGGAGTCATCCTGGGCGGTCTTTCGATGTCCTCTCTCGGCTATGTCATTGCCAGCCTGGCACCTACTGCCCGTATGGCCCAGGTAGTGGGCATGGTGCTCTTTTACCCGATGATGTTCATCTCTGGCGCTGCCTACCCATCCGAGCTGCTCCCCGCCTCGCTGAAGCGCGTTGCCGACTGGCTGCCCCTCACCTATGTGACCAGGCTCCTGCGCGGGCTATGGTTTGGCGGAACCTGGTCGGAGTACCGCACAGAGGCCCTGGTGCTGGTGGCCATTCTCGCCGTCGCGACTCTGGTGGCCACGCGCATCTTTCGTTGGGAATAG
- a CDS encoding Fluoroquinolones export ATP-binding protein yields MSTVVSVHQLHKAYGPVKAVDGIEFQVSQGEILGLVGPNGAGKTTTLECIEGLRQPDSGTLRVLGMDPWLAGPALRQHIGVQLQTSALPLRLKVAETLDLFASFYQRSLPALPLLEQLGIADKRDAAFGQLSGGQKQRLFIALALLNDPEVVFLDELTTGLDPQARRAMWDLVLDIRRQGKTVLLTTHFMEEAERLCDRVAIVDHGRIVALDSPAALIRSLSAEKRLIFALPVSAAAPSLTHLPEVSRIERNGDQLIVYGQGDHLINNVVFALDQAGLLTGDLRIEQATLEDVFLALTGRKMRE; encoded by the coding sequence ATGTCCACCGTGGTCTCTGTTCATCAACTGCACAAGGCTTACGGGCCGGTCAAGGCCGTTGATGGGATTGAGTTTCAAGTCAGTCAGGGTGAGATCTTGGGCCTGGTCGGGCCCAATGGTGCCGGAAAAACCACCACCCTGGAGTGCATCGAGGGGCTGCGCCAGCCCGACTCGGGTACCCTGCGGGTGCTGGGTATGGATCCCTGGCTCGCTGGCCCGGCGCTGAGGCAGCACATCGGGGTGCAGCTTCAGACGTCGGCACTGCCGCTGCGCCTCAAGGTGGCCGAAACGCTGGACCTGTTCGCCTCATTCTACCAGCGCTCGCTGCCTGCCCTGCCCCTGCTCGAGCAGCTCGGCATTGCCGACAAGCGCGACGCTGCCTTTGGTCAGCTCTCTGGCGGCCAGAAGCAGCGTCTGTTCATCGCCCTCGCCCTGCTCAACGACCCGGAGGTGGTCTTTCTCGACGAGCTGACGACCGGCCTGGACCCCCAGGCCCGCCGCGCGATGTGGGATCTCGTGCTGGACATTCGCCGTCAGGGCAAGACGGTGCTGCTCACCACGCACTTTATGGAAGAGGCCGAGCGGCTCTGCGACCGCGTGGCCATTGTGGACCACGGGCGCATTGTTGCCCTCGATAGCCCGGCAGCGCTCATCCGGTCGCTGAGCGCTGAAAAGCGCCTCATCTTCGCCTTGCCCGTCTCCGCCGCAGCCCCCTCCCTCACTCACTTGCCTGAGGTGAGCCGCATCGAGAGAAATGGAGATCAACTGATTGTCTACGGCCAGGGTGACCACCTGATCAACAACGTCGTCTTTGCGCTGGACCAGGCCGGCCTGCTGACCGGAGACCTGCGCATCGAACAAGCTACTCTGGAAGACGTGTTCCTGGCCCTCACCGGCCGCAAGATGCGGGAGTGA
- a CDS encoding DNA alkylation repair enzyme encodes MTKSVASMLTSYDSAAARETAQRLRELWLKADKVDMASIPQEQRELQEIAGIGVPALKEIGDAVAREAGKQVDEYLPLAGTLWDEFGREGRVVAAILLGSLALAEPAKVLPVLQEMAGTCVTWEDADRLAMDGVEPVVRQKPQAWLGTLEPWLVDKNKWVRRAGITVIGRLPMKYPELTRRTLDLAERLLRDEDPDVRRAVSFAIRMSARGEVPAVVGFLARHVPPTEPSGNWVLCDVICSMSKQSLPSFAGMLTRYERWAKDPQLSPQDKSSVDSAVQVLREAARKRGRA; translated from the coding sequence ATGACCAAGTCCGTAGCTTCGATGCTTACCTCGTACGATTCTGCCGCAGCCCGTGAGACTGCGCAGCGACTGCGTGAGTTGTGGCTCAAGGCGGACAAGGTGGACATGGCCAGCATCCCCCAGGAGCAGCGTGAGCTGCAGGAGATCGCCGGCATTGGAGTGCCCGCGCTGAAAGAAATCGGCGACGCGGTGGCGAGGGAGGCGGGCAAGCAGGTCGATGAGTACCTGCCTCTGGCAGGCACGCTGTGGGACGAGTTTGGGCGCGAGGGCAGGGTGGTAGCGGCGATCCTTCTGGGCTCCCTGGCGCTGGCCGAACCGGCCAAGGTACTGCCTGTTCTGCAGGAGATGGCCGGGACCTGCGTGACCTGGGAGGATGCCGACCGGCTGGCGATGGACGGGGTGGAGCCCGTCGTGCGGCAGAAACCCCAGGCCTGGCTGGGCACGCTCGAGCCGTGGCTGGTGGATAAGAACAAGTGGGTCAGGCGGGCAGGCATCACGGTTATCGGGCGGTTGCCGATGAAGTATCCCGAGCTCACTAGGCGGACGCTGGATCTGGCCGAGAGGCTGCTGCGCGATGAGGATCCCGACGTGCGCCGCGCGGTGAGCTTTGCCATTCGTATGTCGGCCAGGGGCGAGGTTCCAGCGGTGGTCGGTTTTCTGGCAAGGCACGTACCACCGACCGAGCCCTCGGGCAACTGGGTTCTGTGCGATGTGATTTGCAGCATGTCCAAACAGTCGCTGCCTTCGTTCGCCGGAATGCTGACGCGCTATGAGCGCTGGGCCAAAGACCCCCAGTTGAGTCCGCAGGACAAGAGTTCGGTGGATAGCGCGGTGCAGGTATTGCGAGAGGCAGCACGAAAGAGAGGACGGGCGTGA
- the glmS_1 gene encoding Glutamine--fructose-6-phosphate aminotransferase (isomerizing) has product MAIYAEILEQPHRLERLLQDQRATVERIAAEIRDRGIELAFLAARGASNNAARYANYLFGARNRLTVALATPSLFTCYKSPPRIKNALVIGLSQSGRSPDVVSVLAEGRKQGNPTLAITNEPSSPLGQAAEYVLNIQAGAEKAVAATKTYTAELMAVAMLSAGLGSKREMWDELARVPEWQRQALALDEAIAKAVQRYRYMRQAVVIGRGYSYATVSEWALKLKELTYVLAEPYSSASFMHGPIALVDEGFPVLAVAPRGKVLGPVLETLKLVRAQRGELVVISNDRRALALAQTPLPIASEVPEWLSPLVAVVLGQLFAYHLTLAKGYDVEQPRATHKVTETR; this is encoded by the coding sequence ATGGCAATTTACGCAGAGATTCTCGAGCAGCCTCACAGGTTGGAGCGGCTGCTTCAAGACCAGAGAGCGACCGTCGAACGTATCGCGGCTGAGATCCGTGATCGCGGCATCGAGCTGGCCTTTCTGGCCGCCCGCGGTGCATCGAACAATGCGGCACGCTACGCCAATTACCTGTTCGGTGCCAGGAATAGGCTGACCGTAGCTCTAGCCACACCCTCGCTCTTTACCTGCTACAAGAGCCCGCCACGCATCAAGAACGCGCTGGTGATCGGCCTGTCTCAGTCGGGGCGGTCACCCGACGTAGTGAGCGTGCTGGCCGAAGGGAGAAAGCAGGGCAATCCCACTCTCGCCATTACCAACGAGCCATCATCGCCGCTGGGCCAGGCTGCGGAATATGTACTGAATATCCAGGCCGGCGCTGAGAAGGCAGTTGCTGCGACCAAGACCTACACCGCAGAGCTGATGGCTGTGGCCATGTTGTCGGCCGGCCTGGGCTCAAAGCGCGAGATGTGGGATGAGCTGGCCAGGGTGCCTGAGTGGCAGCGTCAGGCGCTGGCCCTGGATGAGGCGATCGCCAAGGCGGTGCAGCGCTATCGCTACATGAGACAGGCTGTGGTGATCGGCCGGGGCTACAGCTATGCTACAGTCTCCGAGTGGGCGCTCAAACTCAAGGAACTGACCTATGTGCTGGCTGAGCCTTACTCGTCAGCCAGCTTCATGCATGGGCCGATCGCTCTCGTGGACGAAGGTTTTCCGGTGCTGGCGGTTGCGCCGAGAGGTAAGGTGCTGGGGCCGGTGCTGGAAACGCTAAAGCTGGTGAGGGCGCAGCGAGGTGAGCTGGTGGTGATCTCGAATGACCGGCGTGCCCTGGCTCTCGCGCAGACCCCTCTACCCATCGCCAGCGAGGTGCCGGAGTGGCTTTCGCCGCTGGTAGCGGTTGTGTTGGGTCAGCTCTTTGCCTATCACCTCACCCTGGCCAAGGGCTACGATGTGGAGCAACCACGCGCGACTCACAAGGTCACCGAGACACGGTAG
- a CDS encoding nucleoside triphosphate pyrophosphohydrolase, which yields MTNAEQNGRPRVGVAILIWREGRLLLICRRGAHGAGTWAPPGGHLEYGEDPVECARRETREEVGLEVGEVTFRAVTNDLFEAEGRHYITLWMTARTGAGEPMIAAEDEVGEWGWFDLEHLPQPLFLPLHNLLSGNTLSGEGGLP from the coding sequence ATGACGAACGCTGAGCAGAACGGGCGCCCGCGCGTCGGCGTGGCCATTCTCATCTGGCGAGAGGGCAGACTGCTGCTCATCTGTCGGCGGGGGGCGCACGGTGCAGGGACCTGGGCCCCGCCCGGCGGGCATCTGGAATACGGCGAGGATCCGGTCGAGTGCGCACGCCGCGAGACCAGGGAAGAAGTGGGACTAGAGGTTGGTGAGGTGACCTTTCGCGCAGTGACGAACGACTTGTTCGAGGCAGAAGGCAGGCACTATATCACCCTGTGGATGACGGCGCGGACTGGCGCGGGCGAGCCAATGATAGCGGCTGAGGACGAGGTGGGTGAGTGGGGCTGGTTCGACCTCGAGCATCTGCCGCAGCCGCTGTTCCTGCCCTTGCACAATCTGCTGAGCGGAAACACCCTCAGCGGCGAAGGCGGTCTGCCGTGA